The following proteins come from a genomic window of Frankia casuarinae:
- a CDS encoding protein jag, producing the protein MTGSAPELAVDGAGASDEHASSDETAGTEDRRLSDLELEGEIAADYIEGLLDIVDMDGDLDLDVESGRAVVAVVGEGLDKLIGAGGETLEALQELTRLAVLQKTGTRSRLMLDVGGHRARRRVELRKIAIAAASRAITRGEPEKLAPMTPFERKVVHDTVAGIDGVHSESEGEEPGRRVVILLG; encoded by the coding sequence ATGACCGGTTCGGCACCTGAACTGGCTGTGGATGGAGCCGGAGCCTCCGACGAGCACGCTTCCTCGGACGAGACCGCCGGCACGGAGGATCGGCGTCTGTCCGATCTCGAGTTGGAAGGCGAGATCGCCGCCGACTACATCGAGGGTCTGCTCGACATCGTCGACATGGACGGTGACCTCGACCTCGACGTCGAGAGCGGCCGCGCCGTCGTCGCCGTGGTGGGCGAGGGGCTGGACAAGCTCATCGGGGCGGGCGGCGAGACGCTGGAGGCGTTGCAGGAACTGACCAGGCTCGCGGTGCTCCAGAAGACGGGCACCCGCAGCCGTCTCATGCTCGACGTCGGCGGCCATCGCGCCCGGCGGCGGGTCGAGCTACGCAAGATCGCGATCGCCGCGGCGTCGCGTGCCATCACGCGCGGTGAGCCGGAGAAGCTGGCTCCCATGACGCCGTTCGAGCGCAAGGTGGTGCACGACACCGTCGCCGGGATCGACGGCGTGCACAGCGAGTCCGAGGGCGAGGAACCCGGCCGCCGGGTAGTCATCCTTCTCGGCTGA